The following proteins are co-located in the Chlorocebus sabaeus isolate Y175 chromosome 21, mChlSab1.0.hap1, whole genome shotgun sequence genome:
- the DBNL gene encoding drebrin-like protein isoform X6, translating to MAANLSRNGPALQEAYVRVVTEKSPTDWALFTYEGNSNDIRVAGTGEGGLEEMVEELNSGKVMYAFCRVKDPNSGLPKFVLINWGAHVTINARAEEDVEPECIMEKVAKASGANYSFHKESGRFQDAGPQAPVGSVYQKTNAVSEIKRVGKDSFWAKAEKEEENRRLEEKRRAEEAQRQLEQERRERELREAARREQRYQEQRYQEQRGEASPQSRTWEEQQQEVVSRNRDEQESAMHPREIFKQKERAMSTTSVSSPQPGKLRSPFLQKQLTQPETHFGREPAATVSRPRTDLPGEEPAPRTPPCLLQAEEEAVYEGPPEQEAFYEEPPLVQQQGAGSEHADHHIQGQGLSGQGLCARALYDYQAADDTEISFDPENLITGIEVIDEGWWRGYGPDGHFGMFPANYVELIE from the exons ATGGCGGCGAACCTGAGCCGGAACGGGCCAGCGCTGCAGGAGGCCTACGTGCGGGTGGTCACCGAGAAGTCCCCGACCGACTG GGCTCTCTTTACCTATGAAGGCAACAGCAACGACATCCGTGTGGCTGGCACAGGGG AGGGTGGCCTGGAGGAGATGGTGGAGGAGCTCAACAGCGGGAAGGTGATGTATGCCTTCTGCAGAGTGAAGGACCCCAACTCCGGACTGCCCAAATTTGTCCTCATCAACTGG GGGGCCCACGTGACCATCAACGCACGGGCCGAGGAGGATGTGGAGCCTGAGTGCATCATGGAGAAGGTGGCCAAGGCTTCAGGTGCCAACTACAGCTTTCACAAGGAGAGTGGCCGCTTCCAGGATGCGGGGCCCCAGGCCCCAGTG GGCTCTGTGTACCAGAAGACCAATGCTGTGTCTGAGATTAAAAGGGTTGGTAAAGACAGCTTCTGGGCCAAAGCAGAG aaggaggaggagaaccGTCGGCTGGAGGAAAAGCGGCGGGCTGAGGAGGCGCAGCGGCAGCTGGAGCAGGAGCGCCGGGAGCGTGAGCTGCGTGAGGCTGCGCGGCGGGAGCAGCGCTATCAGGAGCAGCGTTATCAGGAGCAGCGTGGCGAGGCCAGCCCCCAGAG CAGGACGTGGGAGGAGCAGCAGCAAGAAGTGGTTTCAAGGAACCGAGATGAGCAG GAGTCTGCCATGCACCCGAGGGAGATTTTCAAGCAGAAGGAGAGGGCCATGTCCACCACCTCCGTCTCCAGTCCTCAGCCGG GCAAGCTGAGGAGCCCCTTCCTACAGAAGCAGCTCACCCAACCAGAGACCCACTTTGGCAGAGAGCCAGCTGCCACTGTCTCAAGGCCTAGGACAG ATCTTCCTGGTGAGGAGCCGGCGCCCAGGACTCCTCCATGTCTGCTGCAGGCAGAAGAGGAGGCTGTGTATGAGGGACCCCCGGAGCAGGAGGCCTTCTACGAGGAGCCCCCACTG GTGCAGCAGCAAGGTGCCGGCTCTGAGCACGCTGACCACCACATTCAGGGCCAGGGGCTCAGTGGGCAAGGGCTCTGTGCCCGTGCCCTGTACGACTACCAGGCAG CCGACGACACAGAGATCTCCTTTGACCCCGAGAACCTCATCACAGGCATCGAGGTGATCGACGAAGGCTGGTGGCGTGGCTATGGGCCGGATGGCCATTTTGGCATGTTCCCTGCCAACTACGTGGAGCTCATTGAGTGA
- the PGAM2 gene encoding phosphoglycerate mutase 2: protein MATHRLVMVRHGESTWNQENRFCGWFDAELSEKGAEEARRGAKAIKDAKMEFDICYTSVLKRAIRTLWAILDGTDQMWLPVVRTWRLNERHYGGLTGLNKAETAAKHGEEQVKIWRRSFDIPPPPMNEKHPYYNSISKERRYAGLKPGELPTCESLKDTIARALPFWNEEIVPQIKAGKRVLIAAHGNSLRGIVKHLEGMSDQAIMELNLPTGIPIVYELNKELKPTKPMQFLGDEETVRKAMEAVAAQGKAK from the exons ATGGCCACCCACCGCCTTGTGATGGTCCGGCACGGCGAGAGCACATGGAACCAGGAGAACCGTTTCTGTGGCTGGTTCGATGCAGAGCTGAGTGAAAAGGGGGCCGAGGAGGCCAGGCGGGGAGCCAAGGCCATCAAGGACGCCAAGATGGAGTTTGACATCTGCTATACGTCGGTGCTGAAGCGGGCCATCCGCACCCTCTGGGCCATCCTGGATGGCACGGACCAGATGTGGCTGCCTGTGGTGCGCACTTGGCGCCTCAACGAGCGGCATTACGGGGGCCTCACAGGCCTCAACAAGGCGGAAACGGCCGCCAAGCACGGGGAGGAGCAGGTGAAGATCTGGAGGCGCTCCTTTGACATCCCGCCGCCCCCCATGAACGAGAAGCACCCCTACTACAACTCCATTAGCAAG GAGCGTCGGTACGCAGGCCTGAAGCCCGGGGAACTGCCCACCTGCGAGAGCCTCAAGGACACCATTGCCCGGGCCCTGCCCTTCTGGAACGAGGAGATTGTTCCCCAGATCAAGGCTGGCAAGCGAGTGCTCATCGCAGCTCACGGGAACAGCCTGCGGGGCATTGTCAAGCACCTGGAAG GGATGTCGGACCAGGCAATCATGGAGCTGAACCTGCCCACGGGGATCCCCATTGTGTATGAGCTGAACAAGGAGCTGAAGCCCACCAAGCCTATGCAGTTCCTGGGTGATGAGGAAACGGTGCGGAAGGCCATGGAGGCTGTGGCAGCCCAGGGCAAGGCCAAGTGA
- the DBNL gene encoding drebrin-like protein isoform X2 — protein sequence MAANLSRNGPALQEAYVRVVTEKSPTDWALFTYEGNSNDIRVAGTGEGGLEEMVEELNSGKVMYAFCRVKDPNSGLPKFVLINWTGEGVNDVRKGACASHVSTMANFLKGAHVTINARAEEDVEPECIMEKVAKASGANYSFHKESGRFQDAGPQAPVGSVYQKTNAVSEIKRVGKDSFWAKAEKEEENRRLEEKRRAEEAQRQLEQERRERELREAARREQRYQEQRYQEQRGEASPQRTWEEQQQEVVSRNRDEQGSTCASLQESAMHPREIFKQKERAMSTTSVSSPQPGKLRSPFLQKQLTQPETHFGREPAATVSRPRTDLPGEEPAPRTPPCLLQAEEEAVYEGPPEQEAFYEEPPLVQQQGAGSEHADHHIQGQGLSGQGLCARALYDYQAADDTEISFDPENLITGIEVIDEGWWRGYGPDGHFGMFPANYVELIE from the exons ATGGCGGCGAACCTGAGCCGGAACGGGCCAGCGCTGCAGGAGGCCTACGTGCGGGTGGTCACCGAGAAGTCCCCGACCGACTG GGCTCTCTTTACCTATGAAGGCAACAGCAACGACATCCGTGTGGCTGGCACAGGGG AGGGTGGCCTGGAGGAGATGGTGGAGGAGCTCAACAGCGGGAAGGTGATGTATGCCTTCTGCAGAGTGAAGGACCCCAACTCCGGACTGCCCAAATTTGTCCTCATCAACTGG ACAGGCGAGGGTGTGAACGATGTGCGGAAGGGAGCCTGCGCCAGCCACGTCAGCACCATGGCCAACTTCCTGAAG GGGGCCCACGTGACCATCAACGCACGGGCCGAGGAGGATGTGGAGCCTGAGTGCATCATGGAGAAGGTGGCCAAGGCTTCAGGTGCCAACTACAGCTTTCACAAGGAGAGTGGCCGCTTCCAGGATGCGGGGCCCCAGGCCCCAGTG GGCTCTGTGTACCAGAAGACCAATGCTGTGTCTGAGATTAAAAGGGTTGGTAAAGACAGCTTCTGGGCCAAAGCAGAG aaggaggaggagaaccGTCGGCTGGAGGAAAAGCGGCGGGCTGAGGAGGCGCAGCGGCAGCTGGAGCAGGAGCGCCGGGAGCGTGAGCTGCGTGAGGCTGCGCGGCGGGAGCAGCGCTATCAGGAGCAGCGTTATCAGGAGCAGCGTGGCGAGGCCAGCCCCCAGAG GACGTGGGAGGAGCAGCAGCAAGAAGTGGTTTCAAGGAACCGAGATGAGCAG GGGTCAACATGTGCTTCCCTCCAGGAGTCTGCCATGCACCCGAGGGAGATTTTCAAGCAGAAGGAGAGGGCCATGTCCACCACCTCCGTCTCCAGTCCTCAGCCGG GCAAGCTGAGGAGCCCCTTCCTACAGAAGCAGCTCACCCAACCAGAGACCCACTTTGGCAGAGAGCCAGCTGCCACTGTCTCAAGGCCTAGGACAG ATCTTCCTGGTGAGGAGCCGGCGCCCAGGACTCCTCCATGTCTGCTGCAGGCAGAAGAGGAGGCTGTGTATGAGGGACCCCCGGAGCAGGAGGCCTTCTACGAGGAGCCCCCACTG GTGCAGCAGCAAGGTGCCGGCTCTGAGCACGCTGACCACCACATTCAGGGCCAGGGGCTCAGTGGGCAAGGGCTCTGTGCCCGTGCCCTGTACGACTACCAGGCAG CCGACGACACAGAGATCTCCTTTGACCCCGAGAACCTCATCACAGGCATCGAGGTGATCGACGAAGGCTGGTGGCGTGGCTATGGGCCGGATGGCCATTTTGGCATGTTCCCTGCCAACTACGTGGAGCTCATTGAGTGA
- the DBNL gene encoding drebrin-like protein isoform X5, whose translation MAANLSRNGPALQEAYVRVVTEKSPTDWALFTYEGNSNDIRVAGTGEGGLEEMVEELNSGKVMYAFCRVKDPNSGLPKFVLINWGAHVTINARAEEDVEPECIMEKVAKASGANYSFHKESGRFQDAGPQAPVGSVYQKTNAVSEIKRVGKDSFWAKAEKEEENRRLEEKRRAEEAQRQLEQERRERELREAARREQRYQEQRYQEQRGEASPQSRTWEEQQQEVVSRNRDEQGSTCASLQESAMHPREIFKQKERAMSTTSVSSPQPGKLRSPFLQKQLTQPETHFGREPAATVSRPRTDLPGEEPAPRTPPCLLQAEEEAVYEGPPEQEAFYEEPPLVQQQGAGSEHADHHIQGQGLSGQGLCARALYDYQAADDTEISFDPENLITGIEVIDEGWWRGYGPDGHFGMFPANYVELIE comes from the exons ATGGCGGCGAACCTGAGCCGGAACGGGCCAGCGCTGCAGGAGGCCTACGTGCGGGTGGTCACCGAGAAGTCCCCGACCGACTG GGCTCTCTTTACCTATGAAGGCAACAGCAACGACATCCGTGTGGCTGGCACAGGGG AGGGTGGCCTGGAGGAGATGGTGGAGGAGCTCAACAGCGGGAAGGTGATGTATGCCTTCTGCAGAGTGAAGGACCCCAACTCCGGACTGCCCAAATTTGTCCTCATCAACTGG GGGGCCCACGTGACCATCAACGCACGGGCCGAGGAGGATGTGGAGCCTGAGTGCATCATGGAGAAGGTGGCCAAGGCTTCAGGTGCCAACTACAGCTTTCACAAGGAGAGTGGCCGCTTCCAGGATGCGGGGCCCCAGGCCCCAGTG GGCTCTGTGTACCAGAAGACCAATGCTGTGTCTGAGATTAAAAGGGTTGGTAAAGACAGCTTCTGGGCCAAAGCAGAG aaggaggaggagaaccGTCGGCTGGAGGAAAAGCGGCGGGCTGAGGAGGCGCAGCGGCAGCTGGAGCAGGAGCGCCGGGAGCGTGAGCTGCGTGAGGCTGCGCGGCGGGAGCAGCGCTATCAGGAGCAGCGTTATCAGGAGCAGCGTGGCGAGGCCAGCCCCCAGAG CAGGACGTGGGAGGAGCAGCAGCAAGAAGTGGTTTCAAGGAACCGAGATGAGCAG GGGTCAACATGTGCTTCCCTCCAGGAGTCTGCCATGCACCCGAGGGAGATTTTCAAGCAGAAGGAGAGGGCCATGTCCACCACCTCCGTCTCCAGTCCTCAGCCGG GCAAGCTGAGGAGCCCCTTCCTACAGAAGCAGCTCACCCAACCAGAGACCCACTTTGGCAGAGAGCCAGCTGCCACTGTCTCAAGGCCTAGGACAG ATCTTCCTGGTGAGGAGCCGGCGCCCAGGACTCCTCCATGTCTGCTGCAGGCAGAAGAGGAGGCTGTGTATGAGGGACCCCCGGAGCAGGAGGCCTTCTACGAGGAGCCCCCACTG GTGCAGCAGCAAGGTGCCGGCTCTGAGCACGCTGACCACCACATTCAGGGCCAGGGGCTCAGTGGGCAAGGGCTCTGTGCCCGTGCCCTGTACGACTACCAGGCAG CCGACGACACAGAGATCTCCTTTGACCCCGAGAACCTCATCACAGGCATCGAGGTGATCGACGAAGGCTGGTGGCGTGGCTATGGGCCGGATGGCCATTTTGGCATGTTCCCTGCCAACTACGTGGAGCTCATTGAGTGA
- the DBNL gene encoding drebrin-like protein isoform X8, which translates to MKATATTSVWLAQGGAHVTINARAEEDVEPECIMEKVAKASGANYSFHKESGRFQDAGPQAPVGSVYQKTNAVSEIKRVGKDSFWAKAEKEEENRRLEEKRRAEEAQRQLEQERRERELREAARREQRYQEQRYQEQRGEASPQSRTWEEQQQEVVSRNRDEQESAMHPREIFKQKERAMSTTSVSSPQPGKLRSPFLQKQLTQPETHFGREPAATVSRPRTDLPGEEPAPRTPPCLLQAEEEAVYEGPPEQEAFYEEPPLVQQQGAGSEHADHHIQGQGLSGQGLCARALYDYQAADDTEISFDPENLITGIEVIDEGWWRGYGPDGHFGMFPANYVELIE; encoded by the exons ATGAAGGCAACAGCAACGACATCCGTGTGGCTGGCACAGGGG GGGGCCCACGTGACCATCAACGCACGGGCCGAGGAGGATGTGGAGCCTGAGTGCATCATGGAGAAGGTGGCCAAGGCTTCAGGTGCCAACTACAGCTTTCACAAGGAGAGTGGCCGCTTCCAGGATGCGGGGCCCCAGGCCCCAGTG GGCTCTGTGTACCAGAAGACCAATGCTGTGTCTGAGATTAAAAGGGTTGGTAAAGACAGCTTCTGGGCCAAAGCAGAG aaggaggaggagaaccGTCGGCTGGAGGAAAAGCGGCGGGCTGAGGAGGCGCAGCGGCAGCTGGAGCAGGAGCGCCGGGAGCGTGAGCTGCGTGAGGCTGCGCGGCGGGAGCAGCGCTATCAGGAGCAGCGTTATCAGGAGCAGCGTGGCGAGGCCAGCCCCCAGAG CAGGACGTGGGAGGAGCAGCAGCAAGAAGTGGTTTCAAGGAACCGAGATGAGCAG GAGTCTGCCATGCACCCGAGGGAGATTTTCAAGCAGAAGGAGAGGGCCATGTCCACCACCTCCGTCTCCAGTCCTCAGCCGG GCAAGCTGAGGAGCCCCTTCCTACAGAAGCAGCTCACCCAACCAGAGACCCACTTTGGCAGAGAGCCAGCTGCCACTGTCTCAAGGCCTAGGACAG ATCTTCCTGGTGAGGAGCCGGCGCCCAGGACTCCTCCATGTCTGCTGCAGGCAGAAGAGGAGGCTGTGTATGAGGGACCCCCGGAGCAGGAGGCCTTCTACGAGGAGCCCCCACTG GTGCAGCAGCAAGGTGCCGGCTCTGAGCACGCTGACCACCACATTCAGGGCCAGGGGCTCAGTGGGCAAGGGCTCTGTGCCCGTGCCCTGTACGACTACCAGGCAG CCGACGACACAGAGATCTCCTTTGACCCCGAGAACCTCATCACAGGCATCGAGGTGATCGACGAAGGCTGGTGGCGTGGCTATGGGCCGGATGGCCATTTTGGCATGTTCCCTGCCAACTACGTGGAGCTCATTGAGTGA
- the DBNL gene encoding drebrin-like protein isoform X3 translates to MAANLSRNGPALQEAYVRVVTEKSPTDWALFTYEGNSNDIRVAGTGEGGLEEMVEELNSGKVMYAFCRVKDPNSGLPKFVLINWTGEGVNDVRKGACASHVSTMANFLKGAHVTINARAEEDVEPECIMEKVAKASGANYSFHKESGRFQDAGPQAPVGSVYQKTNAVSEIKRVGKDSFWAKAEKEEENRRLEEKRRAEEAQRQLEQERRERELREAARREQRYQEQRYQEQRGEASPQSRTWEEQQQEVVSRNRDEQESAMHPREIFKQKERAMSTTSVSSPQPGKLRSPFLQKQLTQPETHFGREPAATVSRPRTDLPGEEPAPRTPPCLLQAEEEAVYEGPPEQEAFYEEPPLVQQQGAGSEHADHHIQGQGLSGQGLCARALYDYQAADDTEISFDPENLITGIEVIDEGWWRGYGPDGHFGMFPANYVELIE, encoded by the exons ATGGCGGCGAACCTGAGCCGGAACGGGCCAGCGCTGCAGGAGGCCTACGTGCGGGTGGTCACCGAGAAGTCCCCGACCGACTG GGCTCTCTTTACCTATGAAGGCAACAGCAACGACATCCGTGTGGCTGGCACAGGGG AGGGTGGCCTGGAGGAGATGGTGGAGGAGCTCAACAGCGGGAAGGTGATGTATGCCTTCTGCAGAGTGAAGGACCCCAACTCCGGACTGCCCAAATTTGTCCTCATCAACTGG ACAGGCGAGGGTGTGAACGATGTGCGGAAGGGAGCCTGCGCCAGCCACGTCAGCACCATGGCCAACTTCCTGAAG GGGGCCCACGTGACCATCAACGCACGGGCCGAGGAGGATGTGGAGCCTGAGTGCATCATGGAGAAGGTGGCCAAGGCTTCAGGTGCCAACTACAGCTTTCACAAGGAGAGTGGCCGCTTCCAGGATGCGGGGCCCCAGGCCCCAGTG GGCTCTGTGTACCAGAAGACCAATGCTGTGTCTGAGATTAAAAGGGTTGGTAAAGACAGCTTCTGGGCCAAAGCAGAG aaggaggaggagaaccGTCGGCTGGAGGAAAAGCGGCGGGCTGAGGAGGCGCAGCGGCAGCTGGAGCAGGAGCGCCGGGAGCGTGAGCTGCGTGAGGCTGCGCGGCGGGAGCAGCGCTATCAGGAGCAGCGTTATCAGGAGCAGCGTGGCGAGGCCAGCCCCCAGAG CAGGACGTGGGAGGAGCAGCAGCAAGAAGTGGTTTCAAGGAACCGAGATGAGCAG GAGTCTGCCATGCACCCGAGGGAGATTTTCAAGCAGAAGGAGAGGGCCATGTCCACCACCTCCGTCTCCAGTCCTCAGCCGG GCAAGCTGAGGAGCCCCTTCCTACAGAAGCAGCTCACCCAACCAGAGACCCACTTTGGCAGAGAGCCAGCTGCCACTGTCTCAAGGCCTAGGACAG ATCTTCCTGGTGAGGAGCCGGCGCCCAGGACTCCTCCATGTCTGCTGCAGGCAGAAGAGGAGGCTGTGTATGAGGGACCCCCGGAGCAGGAGGCCTTCTACGAGGAGCCCCCACTG GTGCAGCAGCAAGGTGCCGGCTCTGAGCACGCTGACCACCACATTCAGGGCCAGGGGCTCAGTGGGCAAGGGCTCTGTGCCCGTGCCCTGTACGACTACCAGGCAG CCGACGACACAGAGATCTCCTTTGACCCCGAGAACCTCATCACAGGCATCGAGGTGATCGACGAAGGCTGGTGGCGTGGCTATGGGCCGGATGGCCATTTTGGCATGTTCCCTGCCAACTACGTGGAGCTCATTGAGTGA
- the DBNL gene encoding drebrin-like protein isoform X1: MAANLSRNGPALQEAYVRVVTEKSPTDWALFTYEGNSNDIRVAGTGEGGLEEMVEELNSGKVMYAFCRVKDPNSGLPKFVLINWTGEGVNDVRKGACASHVSTMANFLKGAHVTINARAEEDVEPECIMEKVAKASGANYSFHKESGRFQDAGPQAPVGSVYQKTNAVSEIKRVGKDSFWAKAEKEEENRRLEEKRRAEEAQRQLEQERRERELREAARREQRYQEQRYQEQRGEASPQSRTWEEQQQEVVSRNRDEQGSTCASLQESAMHPREIFKQKERAMSTTSVSSPQPGKLRSPFLQKQLTQPETHFGREPAATVSRPRTDLPGEEPAPRTPPCLLQAEEEAVYEGPPEQEAFYEEPPLVQQQGAGSEHADHHIQGQGLSGQGLCARALYDYQAADDTEISFDPENLITGIEVIDEGWWRGYGPDGHFGMFPANYVELIE, from the exons ATGGCGGCGAACCTGAGCCGGAACGGGCCAGCGCTGCAGGAGGCCTACGTGCGGGTGGTCACCGAGAAGTCCCCGACCGACTG GGCTCTCTTTACCTATGAAGGCAACAGCAACGACATCCGTGTGGCTGGCACAGGGG AGGGTGGCCTGGAGGAGATGGTGGAGGAGCTCAACAGCGGGAAGGTGATGTATGCCTTCTGCAGAGTGAAGGACCCCAACTCCGGACTGCCCAAATTTGTCCTCATCAACTGG ACAGGCGAGGGTGTGAACGATGTGCGGAAGGGAGCCTGCGCCAGCCACGTCAGCACCATGGCCAACTTCCTGAAG GGGGCCCACGTGACCATCAACGCACGGGCCGAGGAGGATGTGGAGCCTGAGTGCATCATGGAGAAGGTGGCCAAGGCTTCAGGTGCCAACTACAGCTTTCACAAGGAGAGTGGCCGCTTCCAGGATGCGGGGCCCCAGGCCCCAGTG GGCTCTGTGTACCAGAAGACCAATGCTGTGTCTGAGATTAAAAGGGTTGGTAAAGACAGCTTCTGGGCCAAAGCAGAG aaggaggaggagaaccGTCGGCTGGAGGAAAAGCGGCGGGCTGAGGAGGCGCAGCGGCAGCTGGAGCAGGAGCGCCGGGAGCGTGAGCTGCGTGAGGCTGCGCGGCGGGAGCAGCGCTATCAGGAGCAGCGTTATCAGGAGCAGCGTGGCGAGGCCAGCCCCCAGAG CAGGACGTGGGAGGAGCAGCAGCAAGAAGTGGTTTCAAGGAACCGAGATGAGCAG GGGTCAACATGTGCTTCCCTCCAGGAGTCTGCCATGCACCCGAGGGAGATTTTCAAGCAGAAGGAGAGGGCCATGTCCACCACCTCCGTCTCCAGTCCTCAGCCGG GCAAGCTGAGGAGCCCCTTCCTACAGAAGCAGCTCACCCAACCAGAGACCCACTTTGGCAGAGAGCCAGCTGCCACTGTCTCAAGGCCTAGGACAG ATCTTCCTGGTGAGGAGCCGGCGCCCAGGACTCCTCCATGTCTGCTGCAGGCAGAAGAGGAGGCTGTGTATGAGGGACCCCCGGAGCAGGAGGCCTTCTACGAGGAGCCCCCACTG GTGCAGCAGCAAGGTGCCGGCTCTGAGCACGCTGACCACCACATTCAGGGCCAGGGGCTCAGTGGGCAAGGGCTCTGTGCCCGTGCCCTGTACGACTACCAGGCAG CCGACGACACAGAGATCTCCTTTGACCCCGAGAACCTCATCACAGGCATCGAGGTGATCGACGAAGGCTGGTGGCGTGGCTATGGGCCGGATGGCCATTTTGGCATGTTCCCTGCCAACTACGTGGAGCTCATTGAGTGA
- the DBNL gene encoding drebrin-like protein isoform X7: protein MKATATTSVWLAQGGAHVTINARAEEDVEPECIMEKVAKASGANYSFHKESGRFQDAGPQAPVGSVYQKTNAVSEIKRVGKDSFWAKAEKEEENRRLEEKRRAEEAQRQLEQERRERELREAARREQRYQEQRYQEQRGEASPQSRTWEEQQQEVVSRNRDEQGSTCASLQESAMHPREIFKQKERAMSTTSVSSPQPGKLRSPFLQKQLTQPETHFGREPAATVSRPRTDLPGEEPAPRTPPCLLQAEEEAVYEGPPEQEAFYEEPPLVQQQGAGSEHADHHIQGQGLSGQGLCARALYDYQAADDTEISFDPENLITGIEVIDEGWWRGYGPDGHFGMFPANYVELIE from the exons ATGAAGGCAACAGCAACGACATCCGTGTGGCTGGCACAGGGG GGGGCCCACGTGACCATCAACGCACGGGCCGAGGAGGATGTGGAGCCTGAGTGCATCATGGAGAAGGTGGCCAAGGCTTCAGGTGCCAACTACAGCTTTCACAAGGAGAGTGGCCGCTTCCAGGATGCGGGGCCCCAGGCCCCAGTG GGCTCTGTGTACCAGAAGACCAATGCTGTGTCTGAGATTAAAAGGGTTGGTAAAGACAGCTTCTGGGCCAAAGCAGAG aaggaggaggagaaccGTCGGCTGGAGGAAAAGCGGCGGGCTGAGGAGGCGCAGCGGCAGCTGGAGCAGGAGCGCCGGGAGCGTGAGCTGCGTGAGGCTGCGCGGCGGGAGCAGCGCTATCAGGAGCAGCGTTATCAGGAGCAGCGTGGCGAGGCCAGCCCCCAGAG CAGGACGTGGGAGGAGCAGCAGCAAGAAGTGGTTTCAAGGAACCGAGATGAGCAG GGGTCAACATGTGCTTCCCTCCAGGAGTCTGCCATGCACCCGAGGGAGATTTTCAAGCAGAAGGAGAGGGCCATGTCCACCACCTCCGTCTCCAGTCCTCAGCCGG GCAAGCTGAGGAGCCCCTTCCTACAGAAGCAGCTCACCCAACCAGAGACCCACTTTGGCAGAGAGCCAGCTGCCACTGTCTCAAGGCCTAGGACAG ATCTTCCTGGTGAGGAGCCGGCGCCCAGGACTCCTCCATGTCTGCTGCAGGCAGAAGAGGAGGCTGTGTATGAGGGACCCCCGGAGCAGGAGGCCTTCTACGAGGAGCCCCCACTG GTGCAGCAGCAAGGTGCCGGCTCTGAGCACGCTGACCACCACATTCAGGGCCAGGGGCTCAGTGGGCAAGGGCTCTGTGCCCGTGCCCTGTACGACTACCAGGCAG CCGACGACACAGAGATCTCCTTTGACCCCGAGAACCTCATCACAGGCATCGAGGTGATCGACGAAGGCTGGTGGCGTGGCTATGGGCCGGATGGCCATTTTGGCATGTTCCCTGCCAACTACGTGGAGCTCATTGAGTGA
- the DBNL gene encoding drebrin-like protein isoform X4, with protein sequence MAANLSRNGPALQEAYVRVVTEKSPTDWALFTYEGNSNDIRVAGTGEGGLEEMVEELNSGKVMYAFCRVKDPNSGLPKFVLINWTGEGVNDVRKGACASHVSTMANFLKGAHVTINARAEEDVEPECIMEKVAKASGANYSFHKESGRFQDAGPQAPVGSVYQKTNAVSEIKRVGKDSFWAKAEKEEENRRLEEKRRAEEAQRQLEQERRERELREAARREQRYQEQRYQEQRGEASPQRTWEEQQQEVVSRNRDEQESAMHPREIFKQKERAMSTTSVSSPQPGKLRSPFLQKQLTQPETHFGREPAATVSRPRTDLPGEEPAPRTPPCLLQAEEEAVYEGPPEQEAFYEEPPLVQQQGAGSEHADHHIQGQGLSGQGLCARALYDYQAADDTEISFDPENLITGIEVIDEGWWRGYGPDGHFGMFPANYVELIE encoded by the exons ATGGCGGCGAACCTGAGCCGGAACGGGCCAGCGCTGCAGGAGGCCTACGTGCGGGTGGTCACCGAGAAGTCCCCGACCGACTG GGCTCTCTTTACCTATGAAGGCAACAGCAACGACATCCGTGTGGCTGGCACAGGGG AGGGTGGCCTGGAGGAGATGGTGGAGGAGCTCAACAGCGGGAAGGTGATGTATGCCTTCTGCAGAGTGAAGGACCCCAACTCCGGACTGCCCAAATTTGTCCTCATCAACTGG ACAGGCGAGGGTGTGAACGATGTGCGGAAGGGAGCCTGCGCCAGCCACGTCAGCACCATGGCCAACTTCCTGAAG GGGGCCCACGTGACCATCAACGCACGGGCCGAGGAGGATGTGGAGCCTGAGTGCATCATGGAGAAGGTGGCCAAGGCTTCAGGTGCCAACTACAGCTTTCACAAGGAGAGTGGCCGCTTCCAGGATGCGGGGCCCCAGGCCCCAGTG GGCTCTGTGTACCAGAAGACCAATGCTGTGTCTGAGATTAAAAGGGTTGGTAAAGACAGCTTCTGGGCCAAAGCAGAG aaggaggaggagaaccGTCGGCTGGAGGAAAAGCGGCGGGCTGAGGAGGCGCAGCGGCAGCTGGAGCAGGAGCGCCGGGAGCGTGAGCTGCGTGAGGCTGCGCGGCGGGAGCAGCGCTATCAGGAGCAGCGTTATCAGGAGCAGCGTGGCGAGGCCAGCCCCCAGAG GACGTGGGAGGAGCAGCAGCAAGAAGTGGTTTCAAGGAACCGAGATGAGCAG GAGTCTGCCATGCACCCGAGGGAGATTTTCAAGCAGAAGGAGAGGGCCATGTCCACCACCTCCGTCTCCAGTCCTCAGCCGG GCAAGCTGAGGAGCCCCTTCCTACAGAAGCAGCTCACCCAACCAGAGACCCACTTTGGCAGAGAGCCAGCTGCCACTGTCTCAAGGCCTAGGACAG ATCTTCCTGGTGAGGAGCCGGCGCCCAGGACTCCTCCATGTCTGCTGCAGGCAGAAGAGGAGGCTGTGTATGAGGGACCCCCGGAGCAGGAGGCCTTCTACGAGGAGCCCCCACTG GTGCAGCAGCAAGGTGCCGGCTCTGAGCACGCTGACCACCACATTCAGGGCCAGGGGCTCAGTGGGCAAGGGCTCTGTGCCCGTGCCCTGTACGACTACCAGGCAG CCGACGACACAGAGATCTCCTTTGACCCCGAGAACCTCATCACAGGCATCGAGGTGATCGACGAAGGCTGGTGGCGTGGCTATGGGCCGGATGGCCATTTTGGCATGTTCCCTGCCAACTACGTGGAGCTCATTGAGTGA